From Xenopus laevis strain J_2021 chromosome 7L, Xenopus_laevis_v10.1, whole genome shotgun sequence, one genomic window encodes:
- the hmbs.L gene encoding hydroxymethylbilane synthase L homeolog produces MEGAGETKHVIRVGTRKSQLARIQTDSVVEMLSKRFSSTHFEIVAMSTTGDKILDTALSKIGEKSLFTKELENALEKNEVDLVVHSLKDLPTSLPPGFTIGAVCKRENPYDAVVFHPKRFGNTLSTLPEKSVIGTSSLRRAAQLKKKFPHLEFKDIRGNLNTRLRKLDEQEDFSAIILAAAGLRRMGWENRIGQILTSDECLYAVGQGALAVEVRAKDQDILSMVSALQDPETVLRCVAERAFMKKLEGGCSVPVAVSTVVKDSQLYLTGAVYSLDGSDSLKETMQSCINFPQQEVEGPNDDVQHVGITALGVSHQALESAECLGTGLADLLLSKGAKEILTVARQLNDSR; encoded by the exons ATG GAAGGTGCAGGAGAGACCAAACATGTCATCCGTGTTGGGACAAGAAAAAGCCAG cTGGCTCGCATACAGACTGATAGTGTGGTGGAAATGCTGAGCAAGAGATTCTCATCTACACACTTTGAAATTG TTGCCATGTCCACCACTGGGGATAAGATCTTGGACACAGCGCTTTCCAAG ATTGGAGAAAAGAGCCTCTTCACCAAAGAATTGGAAAATGCACTTGAGAAAAATGA AGTTGACCTGGTTGTTCATTCGCTGAAAGATTTACCAACCTCCCTGCCTCCTGGATTTACCATTGGAGCAGTGTGCAA ACGGGAGAATCCATATGATGCCGTTGTGTTTCACCCTAAAAGATTCGGGAATACCTTGAGCACATTGCCTGAAAAGAG TGTGATCGGAACCAGCTCCCTCCGGAGAGCAGCACAGCTCAAGAAAAAATTTCCACACTTGGAGTTTAAAGATATT CGTGGTAATTTGAACACTAGATTGCGGAAATTAGACGAACAGGAGGATTTTAGTGCAATTATATTAGCAGCCGCTGGACTTCGCCGCATGGGCTGGGAAAACAGAATTGGCCAG ATTCTGACATCAGATGAATGTCTCTATGCTGTGGGGCAG gggGCTCTTGCCGTGGAAGTACGTGCGAAAGACCAGGATATCTTGAGTATGGTGTCTGCTCTGCAGGATCCTGAGACGGTTCTACGATGCGTAGCAGAGAGAGCCTTTATGAAGAAACTG gAAGGTGGCTGTAGTGTTCCAGTGGCAGTGAGTACAGTTGTGAAGGACTCTCAG CTCTACCTTACTGGTGCTGTATACAGCCTGGATGGTTCAGATTCTCTAAAGGAGACAATGCAGAGTTGCATCAACTTCCCACAGCAG GAGGTGGAAGGACCCAATGATGACGTGCAACATGTTGGTATCACAGCACTGGGTGTTTCACACCAAGCTCTGGAATCTGCAGAATGTTTAGGGACAGGGTTGGCAGACTTGCTGTTGAGCAAAGGTGCCAAAGAAATCTTAACTGTGGCACGGCAGCTAAATGATTCTAGATAA
- the h2ax.L gene encoding histone H2AX-like, with product MSGRGKAVSKTRAKAKTRSSRAGLQFPVGRVHRLLRKGNYAQRVGAGAPVYLAAVLEYLTAEILELAGNAARDNKKTRIIPRHLQLAVRNDEELNKLLGRVTIAQGGVLPNIQAVLLPKKSSGGASTSGKKGSQQSQEY from the coding sequence ATGTCTGGCAGAGGAAAAGCAGTCAGCAAGACTAGAGCCAAGGCAAAGACTCGCTCATCCAGAGCTGGGCTGCAGTTTCCTGTAGGTCGTGTTCATCGTTTGTTGCGGAAGGGGAACTACGCTCAGCGAGTGGGTGCTGGGGCGCCGGTTTACTTGGCTGCAGTACTTGAGTATCTCACCGCAGAAATTCTGGAACTCGCTGGAAATGCGGCTCGGGACAATAAGAAGACTCGTATCATTCCCCGCCATCTACAGCTGGCCGTGCGCAATGATGAAGAGCTAAACAAATTGTTAGGAAGAGTGACCATTGCCCAGGGAGGCGTTCTGCCCAACATCCAGGCTGTCTTACTGCCAAAAAAGAGTTCAGGTGGTGCTTCGACTTCAGGCAAGAAGGGCTCCCAGCAATCCCAAGAATACTGA
- the hmbs.L gene encoding hydroxymethylbilane synthase L homeolog isoform X1, protein MDTWEIVEGAGETKHVIRVGTRKSQLARIQTDSVVEMLSKRFSSTHFEIVAMSTTGDKILDTALSKIGEKSLFTKELENALEKNEVDLVVHSLKDLPTSLPPGFTIGAVCKRENPYDAVVFHPKRFGNTLSTLPEKSVIGTSSLRRAAQLKKKFPHLEFKDIRGNLNTRLRKLDEQEDFSAIILAAAGLRRMGWENRIGQILTSDECLYAVGQGALAVEVRAKDQDILSMVSALQDPETVLRCVAERAFMKKLEGGCSVPVAVSTVVKDSQLYLTGAVYSLDGSDSLKETMQSCINFPQQEVEGPNDDVQHVGITALGVSHQALESAECLGTGLADLLLSKGAKEILTVARQLNDSR, encoded by the exons ATGGACACCTGGGAAATTGTG GAAGGTGCAGGAGAGACCAAACATGTCATCCGTGTTGGGACAAGAAAAAGCCAG cTGGCTCGCATACAGACTGATAGTGTGGTGGAAATGCTGAGCAAGAGATTCTCATCTACACACTTTGAAATTG TTGCCATGTCCACCACTGGGGATAAGATCTTGGACACAGCGCTTTCCAAG ATTGGAGAAAAGAGCCTCTTCACCAAAGAATTGGAAAATGCACTTGAGAAAAATGA AGTTGACCTGGTTGTTCATTCGCTGAAAGATTTACCAACCTCCCTGCCTCCTGGATTTACCATTGGAGCAGTGTGCAA ACGGGAGAATCCATATGATGCCGTTGTGTTTCACCCTAAAAGATTCGGGAATACCTTGAGCACATTGCCTGAAAAGAG TGTGATCGGAACCAGCTCCCTCCGGAGAGCAGCACAGCTCAAGAAAAAATTTCCACACTTGGAGTTTAAAGATATT CGTGGTAATTTGAACACTAGATTGCGGAAATTAGACGAACAGGAGGATTTTAGTGCAATTATATTAGCAGCCGCTGGACTTCGCCGCATGGGCTGGGAAAACAGAATTGGCCAG ATTCTGACATCAGATGAATGTCTCTATGCTGTGGGGCAG gggGCTCTTGCCGTGGAAGTACGTGCGAAAGACCAGGATATCTTGAGTATGGTGTCTGCTCTGCAGGATCCTGAGACGGTTCTACGATGCGTAGCAGAGAGAGCCTTTATGAAGAAACTG gAAGGTGGCTGTAGTGTTCCAGTGGCAGTGAGTACAGTTGTGAAGGACTCTCAG CTCTACCTTACTGGTGCTGTATACAGCCTGGATGGTTCAGATTCTCTAAAGGAGACAATGCAGAGTTGCATCAACTTCCCACAGCAG GAGGTGGAAGGACCCAATGATGACGTGCAACATGTTGGTATCACAGCACTGGGTGTTTCACACCAAGCTCTGGAATCTGCAGAATGTTTAGGGACAGGGTTGGCAGACTTGCTGTTGAGCAAAGGTGCCAAAGAAATCTTAACTGTGGCACGGCAGCTAAATGATTCTAGATAA
- the h2ax.2.L gene encoding histone H2A: MSGRGKTGGKTRAKAKTRSSRAGLQFPVGRVHRLLRKGNYAQRVGAGAPVYLAAVLEYLTAEILELAGNAARDNKKTRIIPRHLQLAVRNDEELNKLLGGVTIAQGGVLPNIQAVLLPKKTSVAAPASGKSSGKKSSQQSQEY; the protein is encoded by the coding sequence ATGTCTGGCAGAGGAAAGACTGGCGGTAAAACTAGAGCTAAAGCCAAGACTCGCTCATCCAGAGCTGGCCTACAGTTTCCCGTCGGTCGCGTCCACCGCTTATTAAGGAAAGGGAACTACGCTCAGCGTGTAGGTGCTGGGGCCCCGGTCTATTTAGCCGCTGTGTTGGAGTATCTCACGGCAGAAATCCTGGAATTAGCAGGCAACGCGGCCAGGGACAATAAGAAGACTCGTATTATTCCCCGCCACTTGCAGTTGGCCGTCCGCAATGATGAAGAGTTGAACAAACTACTCGGAGGGGTAACAATTGCCCAGGGAGGCGTCCTGCCCAACATCCAAGCCGTGTTACTACCTAAAAAGACTTCCGTGGCTGCCCCAGCTTCAGGCAAGAGTTCCGGCAAGAAGAGTTCCCAGCAGTCCCAAGAATATTAA